The following proteins are encoded in a genomic region of Candidatus Bathyarchaeota archaeon:
- a CDS encoding toprim domain-containing protein: MSSRLREREEKLQELIVQLTTEAAKGTPLLVEGKKDADALKILGISGKVLTLKTGGKSFLDVISEIEQTGSGRVILFLDFDRRGKEATRRLKVELERLKIVPDQTFWLQLFRLAGKEIRCIESLPSYLQTLHNKTQS, from the coding sequence TTGTCATCTCGGCTCAGAGAAAGAGAAGAGAAACTTCAAGAACTTATCGTTCAACTCACCACTGAAGCCGCCAAAGGCACACCCCTTTTGGTTGAGGGCAAAAAAGATGCTGACGCACTAAAAATACTGGGAATCAGCGGCAAAGTTTTAACCCTGAAAACAGGGGGCAAATCCTTCCTTGATGTCATCTCAGAAATAGAGCAGACAGGTTCGGGCAGGGTTATTCTTTTTTTGGATTTTGACAGGCGCGGTAAAGAAGCCACACGTCGCCTCAAAGTTGAACTTGAACGCCTAAAAATCGTTCCCGACCAAACCTTTTGGCTTCAACTCTTCCGTTTAGCAGGCAAGGAGATTCGCTGTATTGAAAGCCTCCCAAGCTACCTGCAAACCCTTCACAACAAAACCCAAAGTTAA
- a CDS encoding tyrosine--tRNA ligase, with the protein MDLEKKLELICRPPTEEIVTVDDLRQLLETEEHPIAYNGWEPSGLAHLGTGVICAYKMRDFAEAGIHFKAFLATWHAYLNNKLGGDLELIRKAADLFRHSWLALGVPGDKVEFIYSDKLYDNLDYWAKTMVIAKNLTLARTTRTLEIAGRKEGEAHYVSDYLYTPMQVADIFHMKVKMCQLGMDQRKANMVAREIGEKIGCYKPVCIHHHLLQGLAKPGIWPIPEGQEKEAVASAKMSKSKPDTCIFIYDTPEEIKKKMSKAFCPERTIKYNPILDIAKYIIFREHSTFTIERPAKFGGNICFESFQQLETTFAEGNLHPMDLKNGVATELGKILEPVRRYFTNNLEAKDCLETIRKAKVTR; encoded by the coding sequence GTGGATTTAGAGAAAAAACTTGAGCTTATCTGCAGACCACCAACTGAAGAAATCGTAACCGTAGATGATTTGCGGCAACTTTTGGAAACTGAAGAGCACCCCATCGCCTACAACGGCTGGGAACCATCAGGGCTGGCGCATTTGGGAACAGGCGTGATTTGCGCATATAAAATGAGAGACTTCGCCGAAGCAGGCATCCATTTCAAAGCTTTCCTTGCTACATGGCACGCATACCTCAACAATAAGCTCGGCGGCGACCTTGAACTTATCCGTAAAGCCGCTGACTTGTTTAGGCATAGTTGGCTTGCATTGGGTGTTCCCGGTGACAAGGTTGAGTTCATTTATTCTGATAAGCTCTATGACAATTTGGATTACTGGGCTAAAACCATGGTTATCGCCAAAAATCTCACCTTAGCACGAACCACCCGCACGCTGGAAATCGCGGGACGCAAGGAAGGCGAAGCCCACTACGTCAGCGACTACCTTTACACGCCCATGCAGGTAGCTGACATATTTCACATGAAAGTCAAAATGTGCCAACTCGGCATGGACCAGCGTAAAGCCAATATGGTAGCACGAGAAATCGGCGAGAAAATCGGTTGCTACAAACCTGTCTGCATCCATCATCACCTGCTACAGGGACTGGCAAAACCGGGCATTTGGCCAATTCCCGAGGGGCAAGAAAAAGAGGCAGTGGCATCAGCGAAAATGAGCAAAAGCAAACCTGACACCTGCATATTCATCTACGACACACCCGAAGAGATAAAGAAAAAAATGTCTAAAGCCTTCTGCCCCGAACGCACAATAAAATACAACCCAATTTTAGACATCGCTAAATACATCATATTCCGAGAACACTCAACCTTCACGATTGAACGCCCAGCCAAATTCGGCGGCAACATCTGCTTTGAAAGCTTCCAACAACTCGAAACAACCTTTGCCGAAGGAAACCTGCACCCGATGGACCTCAAAAACGGCGTCGCCACTGAACTTGGAAAAATACTGGAGCCTGTCCGCCGTTACTTCACTAACAACTTGGAAGCCAAAGACTGCTTGGAGACAATTCGCAAAGCCAAAGTCACAAGGTAA
- a CDS encoding S1 family peptidase has translation MRQTKTQTTILALIIILSISAVPAYAITGNIHPDDAHSFVGLVVFYEQDSSNNILPVSICSGVLISPTVMITTAHGCVTPNVMVCFDQGPITWGVQDGALQIQGVTSIYEGTAYPDPQFSMATQGALGDFMHNDLAVIILNEPVPTNVVSSYGQLPELGIVDDLPKTDVTLVGYGFETATAGYIMRNYAYATTVSGNFAWSDEYIRCSANAGNGRGGICTGDSGGPVLLGDSNIVIALHSYATNTNCVGVTYHVRLDTQQAHNWIMEVANIEQES, from the coding sequence ATGCGCCAAACAAAAACCCAAACAACAATTCTTGCACTAATAATTATCCTGTCAATATCTGCCGTGCCAGCATATGCCATAACAGGAAACATACACCCAGATGATGCTCACTCTTTTGTCGGCTTAGTAGTCTTTTACGAGCAGGACAGCAGCAATAACATACTTCCCGTTTCCATCTGTAGCGGAGTTCTCATTTCACCAACAGTAATGATAACAACTGCACATGGTTGCGTTACCCCAAACGTCATGGTCTGCTTTGATCAGGGACCAATAACGTGGGGTGTCCAAGATGGTGCGCTTCAGATTCAAGGCGTAACCTCCATTTACGAAGGCACCGCTTATCCAGACCCACAGTTTAGCATGGCAACTCAAGGTGCACTGGGTGATTTTATGCATAACGATTTGGCAGTGATTATCCTAAACGAGCCGGTGCCAACAAATGTTGTTAGCAGTTATGGGCAACTTCCCGAATTAGGTATCGTGGATGATTTGCCTAAAACAGATGTAACTCTTGTCGGATATGGCTTTGAAACGGCAACTGCAGGATACATCATGCGCAACTACGCTTATGCCACGACAGTTTCAGGTAATTTTGCTTGGAGCGATGAATACATTCGGTGTTCAGCAAATGCTGGTAATGGTAGAGGCGGAATCTGCACTGGTGATTCAGGTGGTCCAGTGTTGCTTGGGGACTCAAACATTGTTATTGCATTACATTCCTATGCAACCAATACAAACTGTGTTGGTGTAACCTATCATGTTAGATTAGACACTCAACAGGCACACAATTGGATAATGGAGGTGGCAAATATTGAACAAGAAAGCTAA
- a CDS encoding polyprenyl synthetase family protein, translating into MTKQDLTLQIQTLLTKYGQKGLQTTKQNLKDKNIAQPIQKILTYFIEETWPNTHHPALIALSCEAAGGNPEAASTIGAAVVMLTGAADIHDDIIDNSKIKSGKQTIYGKYNKELVLLAGDVLFLKGYFLLQEACKGFPAAKQQAINSTIEQAFNKIAAAITSERVLREKPVNPDMFHKVLEQKGTITQACVEVGAILADAPEEQRMVLCRFGKTLGYLMTLKNEFDDLYKCAEIRNRSKNEILPLPLLYALKDNAAKKQLTPLLQGKISQKKTRQIAEITENVQRVIQLKTDMFYLKNNEQIKLSQLPNTDALKLLLDYTVVEA; encoded by the coding sequence ATGACCAAACAAGACCTCACCCTGCAAATACAAACCCTGCTCACAAAATACGGACAAAAAGGCCTACAAACCACAAAACAAAACCTCAAAGACAAAAACATTGCACAACCCATCCAAAAAATACTCACCTACTTCATAGAGGAAACATGGCCAAACACCCATCACCCCGCCCTCATCGCACTCAGCTGCGAAGCCGCAGGTGGCAACCCAGAGGCAGCCAGCACAATAGGCGCTGCAGTTGTTATGCTTACAGGCGCAGCTGACATCCATGACGACATAATCGATAACTCCAAAATCAAAAGCGGAAAACAAACAATCTACGGCAAATACAACAAAGAACTGGTTTTGCTGGCGGGCGATGTCTTGTTTTTGAAAGGATATTTCCTTCTTCAAGAAGCATGCAAAGGTTTTCCCGCAGCCAAACAGCAGGCAATAAACAGCACCATTGAGCAAGCATTTAACAAAATCGCAGCAGCCATAACCAGCGAAAGAGTTCTGCGAGAAAAACCAGTCAACCCTGACATGTTCCACAAGGTTTTGGAGCAAAAAGGCACGATAACACAGGCATGTGTGGAAGTCGGCGCGATTTTGGCAGATGCCCCTGAGGAGCAGCGGATGGTTTTGTGTCGTTTTGGGAAAACTTTGGGGTACTTGATGACTCTAAAAAACGAGTTTGACGACCTATACAAATGTGCCGAGATTAGAAATCGTTCAAAAAACGAGATTCTGCCCTTGCCGTTGCTGTATGCCCTAAAAGATAATGCGGCAAAAAAACAGTTAACTCCCCTGCTGCAAGGAAAAATAAGCCAGAAAAAAACCCGACAAATCGCGGAAATAACCGAAAACGTACAGCGCGTAATCCAACTAAAAACCGACATGTTCTACCTAAAAAACAACGAACAAATAAAACTAAGCCAGCTCCCAAACACTGACGCCCTAAAACTTCTCCTTGACTACACAGTCGTTGAGGCATAA
- a CDS encoding PAS domain-containing protein — MSSQKTKLLELAEQVAHFGSWEWDISKPRAIWSPELFRIFGIAPRREGLTLEEYRSFIHPDDLERISKRMDISNVKVKLNQTSKVDYRIIRGDGSIRTIHSQRQVREVTEEGKLKVIVGVDQDVTEQKEAEEALRHSEERFRAVAEAANVMVYESDLVTNKVHVVRGEKELMGFESFEGGDRTVDWVLSRIHPDDAPHVLSVWGKAKNNPNVNWYSLEYRIRHKNGRYLIVKDTAKAVKDRNGKTAFFIGGIRDITRRKRDQEKIRQYSKHLEELVDERTRQLQEKERLAAIGETAGMVGHDIRNPLQSLTGDVYLIKTELDSLPKSGITKSIIECVDSIEHDIGYINKIVADLQDYSRQLNPEFQKVNLAEVIGDVVKKISFPDNVKLILNIESVPEVSLERTFSRRALTNLINNAIQAMPNGGQLEVTAYQEKNQINMVVADTGVGIPDDIKAKVFTPMFTTKAKGQGLGLAVVKRLVEAQGGSISFESKIGVGTKFLIKLPIERP; from the coding sequence TTGTCAAGTCAAAAGACAAAGCTGCTTGAGTTAGCGGAGCAAGTAGCGCATTTTGGCAGTTGGGAATGGGATATATCAAAGCCAAGAGCAATTTGGTCTCCTGAGTTGTTTCGGATTTTTGGTATTGCACCAAGACGTGAGGGATTAACCCTTGAAGAATACCGAAGTTTCATTCACCCAGACGACTTAGAGCGGATAAGCAAAAGAATGGACATAAGCAACGTGAAAGTCAAGTTAAATCAAACATCTAAAGTTGACTACCGTATAATCCGTGGTGATGGTTCTATTCGGACAATTCATTCTCAGCGTCAGGTAAGAGAAGTTACAGAGGAGGGCAAACTCAAAGTTATCGTAGGTGTAGACCAAGACGTGACCGAGCAAAAGGAGGCAGAGGAGGCGCTTCGTCACAGTGAGGAACGTTTTCGCGCAGTTGCGGAAGCAGCTAACGTTATGGTCTACGAATCTGACTTGGTCACGAATAAAGTCCACGTTGTTAGGGGTGAAAAGGAGCTGATGGGGTTTGAATCTTTTGAAGGTGGCGATCGAACTGTTGATTGGGTTTTAAGTCGCATCCACCCAGACGATGCCCCACATGTACTGTCAGTATGGGGTAAAGCAAAAAACAATCCGAACGTAAACTGGTACTCTTTAGAGTATCGCATACGTCACAAAAATGGTCGCTACCTCATAGTGAAAGATACTGCAAAAGCCGTAAAAGACAGGAACGGCAAAACAGCATTTTTTATCGGTGGCATACGAGATATTACACGACGAAAGCGGGACCAAGAAAAAATCAGGCAATACAGCAAGCACCTTGAGGAATTAGTGGATGAACGTACCCGTCAACTTCAGGAAAAAGAGCGGTTAGCTGCCATTGGTGAAACGGCGGGCATGGTTGGACATGACATCCGCAACCCTCTTCAATCGTTAACTGGTGATGTTTACCTCATAAAAACAGAATTAGACAGCCTACCCAAGAGCGGTATAACAAAAAGTATTATCGAATGCGTAGATAGTATCGAACATGATATTGGGTATATTAACAAAATTGTTGCGGACCTGCAGGATTACTCTAGACAGCTAAACCCTGAATTTCAAAAGGTGAACTTAGCAGAAGTAATTGGAGATGTGGTTAAGAAAATCTCTTTTCCTGATAATGTAAAGTTGATTCTAAACATTGAATCTGTTCCAGAAGTAAGCTTGGAACGCACTTTTTCTAGGCGGGCATTAACTAACCTAATCAACAACGCTATCCAAGCTATGCCAAACGGGGGACAACTTGAAGTCACAGCATATCAAGAAAAAAACCAAATTAACATGGTAGTTGCAGACACAGGGGTGGGTATACCAGATGACATTAAAGCCAAAGTTTTCACACCAATGTTTACTACTAAGGCTAAAGGTCAGGGGTTAGGTTTGGCGGTGGTTAAGCGTTTGGTTGAAGCTCAAGGCGGAAGCATCAGTTTTGAGAGCAAAATTGGTGTGGGTACAAAGTTTTTGATTAAATTGCCCATCGAAAGACCTTAA
- a CDS encoding SDR family oxidoreductase: MGKLNGKVAVVTGAAQGIGREIALVLAEEGAAVFVLDISDKIFEVAKEAEGVIAVKCDVTDPASVESAMTQAIEKHGSIDILVNNAGIYPQKPFLEMTKQDWDKVININLNGTFNCTKAVIPKMVTKHYGKIVNIASIAGAVVGFSNLTHYSASKGAVAGFTKSLALEMAPHGINVNAIAPGPIDVGIIPVGSEIAQQTVKAIPVGRMGQPRDIADLVVFLASNQAGFITGQCIVCDGGYTLP; this comes from the coding sequence ATGGGTAAATTAAACGGTAAAGTAGCAGTTGTTACTGGCGCTGCTCAAGGCATCGGACGAGAAATCGCCCTAGTCTTGGCTGAGGAGGGCGCCGCGGTTTTTGTTTTGGATATTTCAGATAAAATTTTTGAGGTCGCCAAGGAGGCAGAAGGGGTTATTGCGGTTAAATGTGACGTAACTGATCCTGCATCTGTTGAATCCGCCATGACGCAAGCAATTGAAAAACATGGGAGCATTGACATTTTGGTTAATAACGCGGGGATTTATCCGCAGAAACCATTTCTTGAAATGACCAAGCAGGACTGGGACAAAGTCATAAACATCAACCTCAATGGAACCTTTAACTGCACCAAAGCAGTCATCCCAAAAATGGTTACAAAACATTACGGCAAAATCGTAAACATCGCCTCCATCGCAGGCGCAGTCGTGGGATTCTCCAACTTGACGCATTACAGCGCAAGCAAAGGCGCAGTAGCAGGATTCACAAAATCGTTGGCACTTGAAATGGCACCGCACGGCATCAACGTAAACGCGATTGCTCCTGGACCCATCGATGTTGGCATAATTCCTGTGGGCTCCGAAATCGCACAGCAAACCGTAAAAGCAATTCCTGTGGGCAGGATGGGGCAACCGCGAGATATTGCTGATTTGGTGGTGTTTTTAGCCAGCAACCAAGCAGGCTTCATCACAGGACAATGTATCGTGTGTGATGGAGGATACACGCTGCCCTAA